The Myxocyprinus asiaticus isolate MX2 ecotype Aquarium Trade chromosome 39, UBuf_Myxa_2, whole genome shotgun sequence genome window below encodes:
- the LOC127429591 gene encoding dehydrogenase/reductase SDR family member 11-like — MHVADIHFYMATKYAVTALTEGLRQELREGKSHIRATSISPGIVETEFTYWFLSHNPGKAAAAYKSLKCLEADDIASAVMYVLSAPPHVQIGGLQILPVEQM; from the exons ATGCACGTTGCTGATATTCATTTCTACATGGCCACCAAATACGCTGTGACTGCTCTCACCGAGGGTTTGCGACAAGAGTTACGGGAGGGCAAGTCCCACATACGTGCCACA AGTATATCCCCTGGTATTGTGGAGACAGAGTTTACCTACTGGTTCTTGAGTCACAACCCAGGAAAGGCTGCTGCTGCCTATAAAAGTTTGAAG TGTCtagaagcagatgacattgctaGTGCAGTGATGTATGTCCTAAGTGCTCCTCCCCATGTCCAA ATTGGAGGACTTCAGATCCTACCTGTGGAACAGATGTGA